The window TTCCCAGCCCCATCTGACCGAGCCTGACGGCTGGGAGAGGATTACCGCTGCTTCCGTGCCGGATTCGGGGGTGGAAGGGATCGACGGCGAAGGAGAACGCGCCTCCGGCGATGATGTCATGAAGCTTCCCCGCGAGGTGCGGCGTCAGGCCATAGATCTTGATGATACCGGTTTTCTTGCGGGGCTGGAGGAAGAGACGCCTGCAAGCGGAACGGACGATGCCTTCATTACCGGACGAGATGCCCGCCGTCAGCCTGCTGCCCCTGCCGATGCCGCAGCAGATGAGAAGGAACGAGAACTGCGTGCTGCTTTCGGCCTGGCGCTTATGGAGTTCAAGCGCGGCAACCGTGCCAAGGCGCTTCGTCTGTTTGAGGATTTGACGAAAGAGAGCGGGCTGGTTACCGCACACAAGCATGTGTTCACGGATTTCGGCATCAGCTTGCGCAAGAGCAAGCTTTTGGATATGGCGCTGAAGCATCATCTGAAGGCCGTTGCATTGAGCCATGATGATGAGAATGCGTACCATAATGTCGCCCGGATATACTACGAACTTGGTGACATGGATAATGCTCTACGCTATCTGCAGAAGTCTCTGGAATTGAACCCGTCCCTGATCCCCTCTGAACGGTTCATGCGTTTCATCCGCAGGAAACAGAAAGGTGACAGGACCTTGAAGCTCGACATGTGATTAACGCGTAAACGAGGCATAGATGAATAAGAATGTCGCCATGCTCATCCTTTCCGTGGTGCTGCTGGCAATGATTCTGATTGTTTTGAACCAGTGGGCGTTTGGTCCCGCTTCCGCGCCGCAGGGCGGTGCGGAGTTTTCCGACATCCTGAAGAAGTCTCCTGTGGTCAAGGTGCCGTCGGATGCTCCCGGCGTGCGCATTCCTGTGGGCAACCAGTCTGAAGCCGAGCCTGCGCCTGTTGTGCAGCCCGGGGCACAGGATGTGTCTGATGTGCCTGCCGCAAGTGATGCGCCGTCTGCTCCTGCTGCCATTGGAGCGGGACAGGCGCAAGACGCAGTGCAGTCTGCGCAGGTGAAATCCGAGCCCGCAGCTGTGGAACAGGTGCGTCCTGAGCCGCTGCAGCCTGCTCCGGTGAAGCCCGCAGTTCCCGCGAAGAAGGAGAGCGTGCAGGCCGTTGCCGCCCCCAAGGTCAAGGAAAGCGCAAAGAAGCCTGAGCCAGTGAAAGCTGCTCCGGTTCCTGTCAAATCTGCTCCTGTCAAACCTGCCGTGAATGCGCTGCAGTCCATTGTCTTTACTGCCAGCGGTAATACCGGTGTGCTGGAAGTTGTCGCGGCGGGTGCCTTTGACTACAAGGTGTTCTCGCTTAAGCAGCCGCAGCGTGTGGTCATCGACCTGAACGGCAATTTCGAGAAGCTGGCAGTGCCTTCCGTCAAGTCCAATGCGCTTGTTACGGGGGTACGGCTCGCCCGTCATGAAAAGAGTGTGCGTATCGTCATGGATATTGCCGGAACAGCCCCCCGCAGTTGGGATGCCCTGCAGGCGAAGAGCAATACGCTACGCGTGAAATTGAAGTAGGCTGTTGGACAGCAAGCATAAAAAAAACGAGGCCCCAAGGCCTCGTTTTTTTGTTGGTTGAGCCATTTTCTATTCGGGAACATCAAAACCGATGTTTTCAATGGCTGCGCGAATGGCATTGACGTCCACGGGGGCGTTTTCCGTCCACGTTGCTTCGCCCTTCAGCAGATCCACGTTCACGGAGGCAACGCCGGGGACTTTGGAAACGGCTTCGGTGACGGAAGCCTTGCAATGGTTGCAGGTCATGCCTTGTACTTTGATGCTGGGCATGGTGGTATCTCCATTGTTAGTGGTTGTCTTTTCAGAGTTGTTCCTTATTGTATGTACTGGGAACTGATTAGGCAAGCAGTCCCGATAATTCGTTATTTCTGTCGCGCATCATGGTTCGGTTTGCTCCGTATGATGTACGGCGACCCTTCAGCAGAAACGGACGTGATTATGAGTGAAAAGGAATCCGGAACTCCACCGCCACAGGTGCAGGATGCCGTTGCAACAGACCGGAAAGGTGGCAGAACTGTGCGTATGCCTGTTCGGGGCATGACCTGTGCCGTATGTGCCGGGCGGATCGAAAAGGTTGTGGGCAGAATGGAAGGGGTGGATTCGGCGAGCGTCAATCTGGCCTCGGAACTGCTTGATGTGCGATTTGATCCTTCTGTCCTGACCCCGGAAGCCATTGCCGAGCGGGTGCGCTCTATAGGCTTTGAGGCGCTTCCGCCTGCTCCGTCCGTATCGGAAGGCGAATCCGACGTTTTGCGTTTCGGCATTCGGGGTATGCACTGCGCCGCCTGTTCCACCCGTATCGAGAAGGTTGTGGGCAAGATGGAGGGCGTGGAAAGTGCCGAGGTCAGTCTGGCAACGGATTACGCCACTGTCCGTCTCGGCTCGGGTGTATCGCATCGCGACATGATAGACTCCATCGTGCAGCGGGTTGCAGCCTTGGGCTTTGAAGCCGAGCACATTGCCGAAGGGCAGGATGATGCTGGCTCCCTGTGGGAACTGCAGCAGGAAGAAACCAGAAACCGGCTTGCACTCATGCGCGCGCGCCTTGTGCCGGCATTTCTCTTCGCGCTGCCGCTTCTTGTCCTCTCCATGGGCGAGATGGTCGGATTGCCTATGCCGCAGGCGATTTCCCCGCATCATGCTCCGTTGACCTATGCACTCGTACAGTTGGCGCTGGTGCTGCCCGTCATGTGGTCCGGCAGGGATTTTTATCGTATCGGCTTCCGTAATCTGGCGCAGCGTGCGCCGAACATGGATTCCCTTATCGCCGTGGGTACCGGAGCCGCCTTCATCTACAGTCTGTGGAACACCGTTGAAATTGCATGGCTCGGACCGCACGCGGAACGCAGCATGCAACTGGTTATGGACCTGTACTATGAATCCGCAGCTGTGCTGATTGCTCTGGTTTCCCTCGGGAAGTATTTTGAAACCCGTTCGCGTGCCCACACCTCCGATGCCATCCGCGGGCTCATGGAGCTGACGCCGGATACGGCCACCCTGCTCAAGGATGGCGAGCAGACGGTTATTCCCGTATCGCAGGTGCATAAGGGCGACATGCTGCTGGTCAAGCCGGGAGAGCGTATCCCTGTTGACGGTACGGTACTTGAGGGGCGTTCAAGCGTTGATGAATCCATGCTGACTGGTGAGTCCATGCCTGTTTCCAAGGATGTCGGGGAAACGGTTGCAGGCGGCACCATGAACAGGAACGGTGCGCTGACCATCCGTGTGGATCGCACGGGTGGTGATACCGTTCTGGCACGCATTATCCGGTTGGTGCAGGATGCGCAGGGCTCCAAGGCTCCCATCGCCAACCTTGCCGACAGGGTGAGCCTGTATTTCGTTCCAGTGGTCATGGGACTGGCATTGCTTTCCGGCATTGCGTGGTTCTCCAGCGGGGCGGACTTCACATTTTCCCTGCGCATTTTCATATCCGTCATGGTTATTGCTTGCCCCTGCGCCATGGGCTTGGCCACGCCTACGTCCATCATGGTCGGTACCGGGCGCGGAGCGCAGTTCGGCGTGCTGATCAAGAACGGAGCCGCGCTTGAAGCGGCTGGCTCCGTGCAGACGCTGGTCTTTGACAAGACAGGCACGCTGACCCGAGGTATGCCGGAACTGGTGGAGGTTGTGGCTCTGGCTGATATGCCGGAAACACAGGTGTTGCGCTATGCCGCCTCGCTTGAATCCGTTTCCGAGCATCCGTTGGCGGAAGCAGTAGTTCACGGCGCTGCCGCGAGAGGGGCTGCACCTGTTTCCGTGCAGGATTTTCAGTCCGTGACGGGCAAGGGCGTGCAGGGCGTGGTCGATGGGATGCTGGTCCGGGTGGGCAACGCCAGTTTTGTGCTGTCCGATATTTCCGGAAATTCGAAGAATGCCGAAGTACTGCGTGCCGGAGAAATCATGGCTGCACAGGCGGAATTGGGGCGCACCCCCCTTCTTGTTTCCATAAGGGATATGAATGCCGCCCCGCAGACCGCGAGGGCAGTGGCCGTGCTGGCCATTGCCGACCGGCTGAAGGATGAGGCGCCTGAGATGGTGCGCAGGCTTGAAGCCATGGGCATTTCCGTGGTCATGCTGACCGGCGACAACGAGCGGACGGCCCGGGCGGTGGCTGCGCAGGCGGGAATCAGGAATGTGATTGCCGAAGTTATGCCTGATCAGAAGGACGGCACCGTTGCATCGCTGCAGGCTGAGGGAAAGATTGTCGGCATGGTCGGGGACGGTATCAATGACGCTCCGGCCCTTGCGCGTGCGGATGTTGGCATAGCCATGGGCACGGGCATAGACGTGGCCGTGGAGGCGGGGGACATTGTGCTGATGAAGGGCAGCCTGGATGGCGTACTCACCGCCATAGCCCTGAGCCGGGCTACGGTGGCCAACATCAGGCAGAATCTGTTCTGGGCCTTCGGGTACAACGTGTTGGGTATCCCTGTGGCCATGGGGCTTGTGTATGCCCTGTTTGATGGTCCCACCCTGTCGCCGATGATTGCAGGTGGTGCCATGGCCATGAGTTCCGTTTCTGTTGTGACCAACGCCCTGCGGTTAAGGTTCTTCAAGCCCTGAGAGCAGGGGAGTCCCGCAGAGGTGGCATATTAAAAGAAAAGCCCCGCCATTCCGGCGGGGCTTTTGTGTTTTCTACGAGTGCTGCTCAGTATTGCTTGATATATTCGTCCAGACTTTCGGCAGAGCAGTTCTTGCTGACCCAGAAAGCCGCTGCCCAGACCATGAGGGCGGTTGCCTGTGTGTCGTCCAGCCGTTTCAGCTTCGCTTCCAGACTCGTCTTGCTGGCACCGTGCTTGAGGTGCAGATTCTGCACTTCGCAGGCGTCTCGCGTGCGCAGAAGGAGGTAGTCCAGCCGGGTGTTTTCAGGAAGAAGCTTGATGTCCTTGTGGGCTTCGACGATGGTCTTTAGTTCCGGAGCAGAAAACTGGCTTTTAATCTGCATGGTTGCGCGGAAGAATGTGTCTACCGCCCAAGGCAGGATGAACTCCGCGCCGGCGCTCTTGGTGCGGAAATAATCTTTCAGCCACTTCTCCTGATCGTTGGTGATCCGTGCAGCAACTTGTGGCATTCGCGGGCCCCCCATGCTTATGGGTAGGAAATTCTTAGGAATTTTTCCTCCATGTCCCCCCAAGGGTCATGGTATTTTGCCCAAAGACTATACCATATTTTGTTGATACTCAAGAAAGTATCTAGAGTAGGTATCAAATTCGTCAGGAAAATATCATCACAATACTCTACATTTCATCAGCTACAGCAAAGAAAAAGGCCCGTCCAGACAGCTGGGCGGGCCTCTGTGGGTACAATATAGCGTGCTATTCTATGGTGATATCGTGATCGATCTGCATCCCGGCAGGCAGGCGCACCGGCATGGCGGAGAAGTTGCGTATGGTTACGTCGCCTATGATGACGATGTCCTTGCCGAAGACCACGTCGCCCTGCACTGTCAGCGACTTGCATGCGGCCAGCTTGGGGGCCCCGTGGGGGAAGCGCAGCTCCAGTTTGTCAATGGTGCCATAGTATGCCTTGTCCAGATCAATGACTATGGGCGGCAGCAGGCGGGCCGGATTGGGGATGAGCGTGGCATCCTTGCGCATGACGAAGCAGTCGGACATGACCGCAAGCAGATCGGAGCAAGTTTTTACGGGCAGGAAACGCTCGCGGGATGTCACGATGGCCTGCGCGCCGGGGAAGCTGGAGATGGCTGCGCCCATGGCGCTTTCTACCTGAAATACCTTGTCGGAATGCTGGTCGCGCGGGTTCACGGTCTTGGGGTTCAGAATGATGGGCAGCTTGAGCAGTCCCTGGCGGCGTATGTGGTTCCGCAGCGCTTTCAGATCTATCCAGATGTTGTTGGTGTTGAACAGGCCGTAGCGTTCAATGTTCTGGAATTTGTCCAGGTCGTCCGCAGGGCACTGCGCCAGTTCGCGGAGAATGAGACTGCCATCGGGCTTGCGGGCAAGATGACCGCCCTTGCGGTCGGAAACTGTGCGCGGGGCCGCTTCAATCAGGAAGGGAATGCCCTCTTCGGCAATGTAGCCGAGAATGCGCATGTCCAGTGTTGCCCCGAGGTTGTCGG is drawn from Desulfovibrio mangrovi and contains these coding sequences:
- a CDS encoding tetratricopeptide repeat protein; this encodes MEIDNFRGVYSSRETDHTSQTPGATRTRKRYWLVWDDTDETVLVQPLSASLEPSGVKRIIPVEDLDTLYVEEPSVVPSFSQPHLTEPDGWERITAASVPDSGVEGIDGEGERASGDDVMKLPREVRRQAIDLDDTGFLAGLEEETPASGTDDAFITGRDARRQPAAPADAAADEKERELRAAFGLALMEFKRGNRAKALRLFEDLTKESGLVTAHKHVFTDFGISLRKSKLLDMALKHHLKAVALSHDDENAYHNVARIYYELGDMDNALRYLQKSLELNPSLIPSERFMRFIRRKQKGDRTLKLDM
- a CDS encoding AMIN domain-containing protein, translated to MNKNVAMLILSVVLLAMILIVLNQWAFGPASAPQGGAEFSDILKKSPVVKVPSDAPGVRIPVGNQSEAEPAPVVQPGAQDVSDVPAASDAPSAPAAIGAGQAQDAVQSAQVKSEPAAVEQVRPEPLQPAPVKPAVPAKKESVQAVAAPKVKESAKKPEPVKAAPVPVKSAPVKPAVNALQSIVFTASGNTGVLEVVAAGAFDYKVFSLKQPQRVVIDLNGNFEKLAVPSVKSNALVTGVRLARHEKSVRIVMDIAGTAPRSWDALQAKSNTLRVKLK
- a CDS encoding heavy-metal-associated domain-containing protein yields the protein MPSIKVQGMTCNHCKASVTEAVSKVPGVASVNVDLLKGEATWTENAPVDVNAIRAAIENIGFDVPE
- a CDS encoding heavy metal translocating P-type ATPase — translated: MSEKESGTPPPQVQDAVATDRKGGRTVRMPVRGMTCAVCAGRIEKVVGRMEGVDSASVNLASELLDVRFDPSVLTPEAIAERVRSIGFEALPPAPSVSEGESDVLRFGIRGMHCAACSTRIEKVVGKMEGVESAEVSLATDYATVRLGSGVSHRDMIDSIVQRVAALGFEAEHIAEGQDDAGSLWELQQEETRNRLALMRARLVPAFLFALPLLVLSMGEMVGLPMPQAISPHHAPLTYALVQLALVLPVMWSGRDFYRIGFRNLAQRAPNMDSLIAVGTGAAFIYSLWNTVEIAWLGPHAERSMQLVMDLYYESAAVLIALVSLGKYFETRSRAHTSDAIRGLMELTPDTATLLKDGEQTVIPVSQVHKGDMLLVKPGERIPVDGTVLEGRSSVDESMLTGESMPVSKDVGETVAGGTMNRNGALTIRVDRTGGDTVLARIIRLVQDAQGSKAPIANLADRVSLYFVPVVMGLALLSGIAWFSSGADFTFSLRIFISVMVIACPCAMGLATPTSIMVGTGRGAQFGVLIKNGAALEAAGSVQTLVFDKTGTLTRGMPELVEVVALADMPETQVLRYAASLESVSEHPLAEAVVHGAAARGAAPVSVQDFQSVTGKGVQGVVDGMLVRVGNASFVLSDISGNSKNAEVLRAGEIMAAQAELGRTPLLVSIRDMNAAPQTARAVAVLAIADRLKDEAPEMVRRLEAMGISVVMLTGDNERTARAVAAQAGIRNVIAEVMPDQKDGTVASLQAEGKIVGMVGDGINDAPALARADVGIAMGTGIDVAVEAGDIVLMKGSLDGVLTAIALSRATVANIRQNLFWAFGYNVLGIPVAMGLVYALFDGPTLSPMIAGGAMAMSSVSVVTNALRLRFFKP
- a CDS encoding UTP--glucose-1-phosphate uridylyltransferase gives rise to the protein MSQSVTGTHNRPNPHMHTRYSHTEAALVQGKDDNPFALFAQKMTEHGLPHQLIALFAAYYDEIVNNHTGLIPDSEINPIGAEDLPSITALERYADRGMEEAARAVVIKLNGGLGTSMGMTYAKSLIPVRSGRSFLEIIVRQTLALRDACETDVPLALMNSFSTDADTAEALRNLDAEHVIPNCFMQHKFPKVNRATLRPAEYPENRGHEWNPPGHGDLYSALALSGLLDRLLDEGRRYAFISNSDNLGATLDMRILGYIAEEGIPFLIEAAPRTVSDRKGGHLARKPDGSLILRELAQCPADDLDKFQNIERYGLFNTNNIWIDLKALRNHIRRQGLLKLPIILNPKTVNPRDQHSDKVFQVESAMGAAISSFPGAQAIVTSRERFLPVKTCSDLLAVMSDCFVMRKDATLIPNPARLLPPIVIDLDKAYYGTIDKLELRFPHGAPKLAACKSLTVQGDVVFGKDIVIIGDVTIRNFSAMPVRLPAGMQIDHDITIE